The following are encoded in a window of Hyalangium minutum genomic DNA:
- the rpsG gene encoding 30S ribosomal protein S7, translating into MPRRRVVAKRKILPDPKFQDRLVTKFVNDLMRKGKKSIAEGVCYGAFALIEERAKEDPLKTFKKALDNVKPVLEVKSRRVGGATYQVPVEVRQDRRVALGMRWIISYAKARGEKTMQEKLAGEIMDAANNRGNAVKKREDTHKMAEANKAFAHYRW; encoded by the coding sequence ATGCCTCGTCGTCGCGTAGTAGCGAAGCGCAAGATTCTGCCGGATCCGAAGTTCCAGGACCGTCTCGTCACCAAGTTCGTCAATGACCTGATGCGCAAGGGGAAGAAGTCCATCGCGGAGGGCGTGTGCTACGGCGCATTCGCTCTCATCGAGGAGCGCGCGAAGGAAGATCCCCTCAAGACGTTCAAGAAGGCCCTGGACAACGTCAAGCCTGTGCTTGAGGTGAAGAGCCGCCGCGTCGGTGGCGCCACCTACCAGGTGCCCGTCGAGGTCCGCCAGGACCGCCGCGTGGCGCTCGGCATGCGCTGGATCATCTCCTACGCCAAGGCGCGCGGTGAGAAGACCATGCAGGAGAAGCTCGCCGGCGAGATCATGGATGCCGCCAACAACCGTGGCAACGCCGTGAAGAAGCGCGAGGACACGCACAAGATGGCGGAGGCGAACAAGGCCTTCGCGCACTACCGCTGGTAG
- the rimI gene encoding ribosomal protein S18-alanine N-acetyltransferase encodes MRQFREDAPGQGAYPFVIRQMTHEDMSAVIALEQASFKNPWSPELLRRELDHDWSTILLVEDPKPDGGKELLGLAIFWIVQDEVHVLNVATAPEHRRRGVARAVMEELLARGKHRSCTLATLEVRRSNEAAISLYRSFGFRSVGVRPNYYADEKEDALVMVLDF; translated from the coding sequence ATGAGGCAGTTTCGCGAGGATGCCCCGGGGCAGGGCGCATACCCATTCGTGATCCGGCAGATGACTCACGAGGACATGTCGGCGGTGATCGCGCTGGAGCAGGCGTCCTTCAAGAACCCCTGGTCGCCCGAGCTGCTGCGGCGCGAGCTGGATCACGACTGGTCCACCATCCTGCTGGTGGAGGATCCGAAGCCGGATGGAGGCAAGGAACTGCTGGGCCTGGCCATCTTCTGGATCGTCCAGGACGAGGTGCACGTGCTCAACGTGGCCACGGCTCCCGAGCACCGGCGCCGGGGCGTGGCCCGGGCGGTGATGGAGGAGCTGCTGGCCCGGGGAAAGCACCGCAGCTGCACGCTGGCCACCCTGGAGGTGCGCCGGAGCAACGAGGCGGCCATCAGCCTCTACCGCTCGTTCGGGTTCCGCTCGGTCGGCGTCCGGCCGAACTACTACGCGGACGAGAAGGAAGACGCGCTCGTCATGGTGCTCGACTTCTAG
- the fusA gene encoding elongation factor G, translated as MPREYPLERYRNIGIMAHIDAGKTTTTERILYYTGTIHKMGDVDDGNTTTDWMVQEKERGITITSAAITAFWTRRDQKYRVNIIDTPGHVDFTIEVERSLRVLDGAIAVFDAVNGVEPQSETVWRQADKYKVPRICFINKMDRVGADFDMSVGTIREKLGARPVPMQLPLGAEDMHRGVIDLVQMKALVFQDQEQGSRYDVVDIPEEFRAKAEAARAHLLEAAAEQDDALTEKFLEGKELTEEEIRGAIRKGCVGLKLFPVFCGSAFKHKGVQPLLDAVIDYLPSPLEIPPVHGKNPKGEDEERPTDDKAPFSALAFKIMNDPTFSSQTLTFLRVYSGRLEAGTAAWNSVKGKRERVSRLVQMRADKKDEITECFAGDICAVVGLKLATTGDTLCDDKHPIILERMEFPEPVIDIAIEPKSTADQDKIIQSLQKLAMEDPSFQVRTNEETGQTLIAGMGELHLEIIVDRLLREFKVDANVGKPQVAYRETITIPAEAEGKYIRQSGGKGQYGHINLRVMPNEPGKGFVFENKITGGLVPKEFVEAAKQGVAESMQNGPVAGYPMVDVKVEAIHGSTHDVDSSEIAFKIAGSMAFREAVNKAQAVLLEPIMNCEIVTPEEFMGDVIGDLNGRKGKIQGMTPRPGGVQAIQAQVPLASMFGYSTDLRSKSQGRATYTMQFSHYAPAQKRSQNS; from the coding sequence ATGCCTCGCGAGTATCCGCTCGAGCGCTATCGCAACATCGGCATCATGGCTCACATCGATGCCGGCAAGACCACCACGACCGAACGGATCCTGTACTACACAGGCACCATCCACAAGATGGGTGACGTGGATGACGGCAACACCACCACGGACTGGATGGTGCAGGAGAAGGAGCGCGGGATCACCATCACCTCGGCGGCGATCACCGCGTTCTGGACGCGCCGGGACCAGAAGTACCGGGTGAACATCATCGACACGCCGGGGCACGTGGACTTCACCATCGAGGTGGAGCGCAGCCTGCGTGTGCTGGACGGCGCCATCGCGGTGTTCGACGCGGTGAATGGCGTGGAGCCGCAGTCCGAGACGGTGTGGCGGCAGGCGGACAAGTACAAGGTTCCGCGCATCTGCTTCATCAACAAGATGGACCGGGTGGGCGCGGACTTCGACATGTCCGTGGGGACCATCCGCGAGAAGCTGGGCGCGCGGCCGGTGCCGATGCAGCTGCCGCTGGGCGCCGAGGACATGCACCGGGGCGTGATCGACCTGGTGCAGATGAAGGCGCTGGTGTTCCAGGACCAGGAGCAGGGCAGCCGTTACGACGTGGTGGACATCCCCGAGGAGTTTCGCGCCAAGGCGGAGGCGGCCCGCGCGCACCTGCTGGAGGCCGCGGCCGAGCAGGACGACGCGCTGACGGAGAAGTTCCTCGAGGGCAAGGAGCTCACCGAGGAAGAGATCCGCGGAGCGATCCGCAAGGGCTGCGTGGGGCTGAAGCTGTTCCCGGTGTTCTGTGGCTCGGCGTTCAAGCACAAGGGCGTGCAGCCGCTGCTGGACGCGGTGATCGACTACCTGCCCAGCCCGCTCGAGATTCCGCCGGTGCACGGCAAGAACCCCAAGGGCGAGGACGAGGAGCGGCCCACGGACGACAAGGCGCCGTTCAGCGCGCTGGCGTTCAAGATCATGAACGATCCCACGTTCAGCTCCCAGACGCTCACGTTCTTGCGCGTCTACTCGGGGCGGCTGGAGGCGGGCACGGCGGCGTGGAACTCGGTGAAGGGCAAGCGCGAGCGCGTCAGCCGCCTGGTGCAGATGCGCGCGGACAAGAAGGACGAGATCACCGAGTGCTTCGCCGGCGACATCTGCGCGGTGGTGGGCCTGAAGCTGGCGACCACGGGTGACACGCTCTGTGACGACAAGCACCCGATCATCCTGGAGCGGATGGAGTTCCCCGAGCCGGTGATCGACATCGCCATCGAGCCGAAGTCCACGGCGGACCAGGACAAGATCATCCAGTCGCTGCAGAAGCTGGCGATGGAAGACCCCTCGTTCCAGGTGCGGACGAACGAGGAGACGGGGCAGACGCTCATCGCGGGCATGGGCGAGCTGCACCTGGAGATCATCGTCGACCGGCTCCTGCGCGAGTTCAAGGTCGACGCCAACGTGGGCAAGCCCCAGGTGGCCTATCGCGAGACGATCACCATCCCCGCGGAGGCCGAGGGCAAGTACATCCGCCAGTCGGGCGGCAAGGGCCAGTATGGCCACATCAACCTGCGGGTGATGCCGAACGAGCCCGGTAAGGGCTTCGTGTTCGAGAACAAGATCACCGGAGGTCTGGTGCCCAAGGAGTTCGTGGAGGCGGCGAAGCAGGGCGTCGCCGAGTCCATGCAGAACGGTCCGGTGGCGGGCTACCCGATGGTGGACGTGAAGGTGGAGGCCATCCACGGCTCCACGCACGACGTGGACTCGAGCGAGATCGCCTTCAAGATCGCCGGCTCCATGGCCTTCCGCGAGGCTGTGAACAAGGCCCAGGCAGTGCTGCTGGAGCCCATCATGAACTGCGAGATCGTCACCCCCGAGGAGTTCATGGGGGACGTGATCGGGGACCTGAACGGCCGCAAGGGGAAGATCCAGGGGATGACGCCTCGGCCGGGTGGGGTGCAGGCCATCCAGGCGCAGGTGCCGCTCGCTTCCATGTTCGGTTACTCAACGGACCTGCGGAGCAAGAGCCAGGGAAGAGCCACCTACACCATGCAGTTCAGCCACTACGCACCTGCTCAAAAGAGGTCCCAGAACTCGTAA
- a CDS encoding HEAT repeat domain-containing protein — MGLFDFLGGGSGPEKALKLKPKVTQKYGDPASRQKAIQQLGEMKYPEAAGVLLARFTITVEPLTTDADEKEHVFELIKGFGKDALAPIQDFLRKSEQATSWALRLLGDLLPEPEVTSICVDTLNHLSNHYTRDPEKKVVLLHHVTGREDARIAPAVLPFLEDMSDDVKIAALKALGPLKYEPAREPLLKLLIADETARRVQTAALTALHESGFGVQGFREKVEPLLVEPYVLDKSGVVVRRQA, encoded by the coding sequence ATGGGCCTCTTTGATTTCCTCGGTGGTGGCTCGGGCCCCGAGAAAGCCCTCAAGCTCAAGCCCAAGGTGACCCAGAAGTATGGGGATCCTGCCTCGCGTCAGAAGGCCATCCAGCAGCTCGGGGAGATGAAGTACCCCGAGGCCGCTGGCGTGCTGCTGGCCCGCTTCACCATCACCGTGGAGCCGCTCACCACCGACGCGGATGAGAAGGAGCACGTCTTCGAGCTCATCAAGGGCTTCGGCAAGGATGCCCTCGCCCCCATCCAGGACTTCCTCCGCAAGAGCGAGCAGGCCACCTCGTGGGCCCTGCGCCTGCTCGGAGATCTGCTGCCGGAGCCCGAGGTCACCTCCATCTGCGTGGACACGCTCAACCACCTGAGCAACCACTACACGCGCGATCCGGAGAAGAAGGTCGTCCTGCTCCACCACGTCACCGGCCGCGAGGATGCCCGCATCGCCCCCGCCGTCCTCCCCTTCCTCGAGGACATGTCGGACGATGTGAAGATCGCCGCCCTCAAGGCGCTGGGGCCCCTCAAGTACGAGCCGGCCCGCGAGCCCCTGCTCAAGCTCCTCATCGCCGATGAAACCGCACGCCGCGTGCAGACGGCCGCACTCACCGCGTTGCACGAGAGCGGATTCGGCGTCCAGGGGTTCCGGGAAAAGGTCGAGCCCCTGCTCGTCGAGCCGTATGTGCTCGACAAGAGCGGCGTCGTCGTCCGGCGTCAGGCCTGA
- the rpsL gene encoding 30S ribosomal protein S12: MPTISQLVRKGREKLVVKGKSPALKESPQKRGVCTRVYTTTPKKPNSALRKVARVRLTNGIEVTSYIPGVGHNLQEHSVVMIRGGRVKDLPGVRYHIIRGTLDSVGVAGRKQSRSKYGAKRPS, from the coding sequence GTGCCGACGATTAGCCAGCTGGTCCGCAAGGGCCGTGAGAAGTTAGTGGTCAAGGGGAAGAGCCCCGCCCTGAAGGAGTCCCCTCAGAAGCGTGGCGTCTGCACCCGCGTGTACACCACCACGCCGAAGAAGCCGAACTCGGCCCTTCGCAAGGTGGCGCGCGTGCGCCTCACCAACGGGATTGAAGTGACGTCCTATATCCCGGGCGTGGGTCACAACCTCCAGGAGCACTCGGTGGTGATGATCCGCGGAGGCCGCGTGAAGGACCTCCCGGGCGTCCGTTACCACATCATCCGTGGCACGCTGGACTCCGTCGGCGTGGCGGGTCGCAAGCAGAGCCGCTCCAAGTACGGCGCCAAGCGCCCGAGCTGA
- a CDS encoding GTP-binding protein, with translation MAKEKFDRSKPHVNIGTIGHVDHGKTSLTA, from the coding sequence ATGGCCAAGGAGAAGTTCGACAGGTCCAAGCCCCACGTGAACATCGGGACCATCGGTCACGTGGACCACGGGAAGACGTCGCTGACGGCAG
- a CDS encoding DnaJ C-terminal domain-containing protein, which yields MADDYYQILEVPRTASAEDIKKSFRKLARKHHPDVNPGNKAAEERFKQLNTAFEVLGDPKKRKLYDEFGEDAAKMGFDEKKAEAYRAYRSARASGGGGGGMPFPGGGGGVDFDIGDILGDLFGRAGGAGGAGFDVNEMFGRRASARGPERGEDLNAQVTVSLAEAITGTERQLSFQRPGRCQRCNGRGESGTSGTCPTCKGTGRTRRGAGMPFAGACPTCNGTGRASEPCPQCEGTGVTEESTRLTVKIPPGVQTGSKIRVAGQGAAGERGGPPGDLYLETEVAEHPLVRREGDDLYMDFPVTVTEAMFGAEVKVPTFQGEVTLKIPAGSQSGRKMRLKGRGAPSLKGGTPGDMYLVLQVKVPESATPEVKSAAEVLARAYSGDVRQELKL from the coding sequence ATGGCGGACGACTACTACCAGATCCTCGAGGTCCCTCGGACAGCGTCCGCGGAGGACATCAAGAAGTCCTTCCGGAAGCTGGCCCGGAAACACCACCCCGACGTCAATCCCGGCAACAAGGCCGCCGAGGAGCGGTTCAAGCAGCTCAACACGGCCTTCGAAGTGCTCGGGGACCCCAAGAAGCGAAAGCTCTATGACGAGTTCGGCGAAGACGCCGCGAAGATGGGCTTCGATGAGAAGAAGGCCGAGGCGTACCGGGCCTATCGCTCGGCCCGCGCCAGCGGCGGCGGCGGGGGCGGCATGCCCTTCCCCGGCGGCGGGGGCGGCGTGGACTTCGATATTGGGGACATCCTCGGCGATCTCTTCGGCCGCGCAGGCGGCGCTGGCGGTGCAGGCTTCGATGTCAACGAGATGTTCGGGCGCCGGGCGAGCGCCCGTGGCCCCGAGCGCGGGGAAGACCTCAACGCGCAGGTGACGGTGTCCCTCGCGGAGGCCATCACCGGCACCGAGCGCCAGCTCTCCTTCCAGCGGCCTGGACGCTGCCAGCGCTGCAATGGCCGGGGCGAGAGCGGTACCTCCGGTACCTGCCCTACCTGCAAGGGCACGGGCCGCACGCGCCGAGGCGCGGGGATGCCCTTCGCGGGCGCCTGCCCCACCTGCAACGGCACCGGCCGCGCCTCCGAGCCGTGTCCTCAGTGCGAGGGCACCGGCGTCACCGAGGAGTCCACGCGCCTCACGGTGAAGATCCCTCCCGGCGTTCAGACGGGCTCCAAGATCCGGGTCGCGGGCCAGGGTGCGGCAGGAGAGCGCGGTGGCCCTCCGGGAGACCTGTACCTCGAGACCGAGGTGGCCGAGCACCCCCTGGTGCGCCGAGAGGGAGACGACCTCTACATGGACTTCCCCGTCACCGTCACCGAGGCCATGTTCGGTGCCGAGGTGAAGGTGCCCACCTTCCAGGGCGAGGTCACCCTCAAGATCCCCGCAGGCTCGCAGTCCGGCCGGAAGATGCGCCTCAAGGGGCGCGGCGCCCCCTCGCTCAAGGGCGGCACCCCGGGGGATATGTACCTCGTGCTCCAGGTGAAAGTCCCCGAATCGGCCACCCCCGAGGTGAAGTCGGCCGCCGAGGTGCTCGCTCGGGCCTACTCAGGAGACGTCCGGCAGGAGCTGAAGCTCTAG
- a CDS encoding hybrid sensor histidine kinase/response regulator, translating to MREDGRNVPSTHNKKKGPRLAEVVALRPHLKTKKEPPKKPAKPLPPVEPDAAEKALLEMVRQLTTSASTTDVLRAYLQTLFNLLKPKVCYVARYFPERQNLHVEHVRGRYDERVTAAIPDEGVVGRAFSQNAVLREDETVVVPLENPQGVTGCLAIIGPRREASESLLRTLAGQLSAAYEVARLRDDSARRNKDLQTAIAGLKSLEQHREELLGNVSHDLKNPLTTIKAYMAMVGREKLGPLTDAQRKALQTCDRNADRMLRMVNDLLLMSRLQSGKMQLNQRPFGIKAVAEEVLRNLAALAEHSKVRLHVPPCTEVFIRGDRERIAEAIHNLVENGIHQSDEGGTVEVRVSAEDGLAALSVKDSGPGLSQEDLENIFDPFYRARSGPARPVGGRLGLPLVSKILALHGGRVDATSTLGEGSTFQMVLPMFAGAVSTPDVNQAAPRAGGILLVEDDADCREVLQQVLEQEGYRVMSTSGAAEARSVLSHIRPAMVLLDLRLSQEDGRSVLHYIRSTESLADIVVYIISGASEVASLSAGQGVDRIDGFFEKPLQLPRVLDTVASVVRPSRRNPAPS from the coding sequence ATGCGGGAGGATGGACGGAACGTGCCCTCGACCCACAACAAGAAGAAAGGTCCACGGCTGGCTGAAGTCGTGGCGCTCCGTCCCCATCTCAAGACGAAGAAGGAGCCGCCCAAGAAGCCCGCCAAGCCCCTTCCTCCCGTGGAGCCCGACGCCGCGGAGAAGGCCCTGCTCGAGATGGTCCGGCAGCTGACCACCAGCGCCAGCACCACCGATGTGCTGCGCGCCTACCTGCAGACCCTCTTCAACCTCCTCAAGCCCAAGGTCTGCTACGTCGCCCGCTACTTCCCCGAGCGACAGAACCTCCACGTCGAGCACGTCCGCGGCCGCTATGACGAGCGCGTCACCGCCGCCATCCCCGATGAGGGCGTGGTGGGCCGCGCCTTCTCGCAGAATGCCGTGCTCCGCGAGGACGAGACCGTGGTCGTCCCGCTCGAGAACCCCCAGGGCGTCACCGGGTGCCTGGCCATCATCGGGCCCCGCCGCGAGGCCTCCGAGTCGCTGCTGCGCACGCTGGCGGGCCAGCTGTCCGCCGCCTACGAGGTGGCGCGCCTGAGGGATGACTCCGCCCGCCGCAACAAGGATCTCCAGACGGCCATCGCCGGCCTCAAGAGCCTGGAGCAGCACCGCGAGGAGCTGCTCGGCAACGTCTCGCACGACCTGAAGAACCCGCTCACCACCATCAAGGCCTACATGGCCATGGTGGGCCGAGAGAAGCTGGGCCCTCTCACTGACGCCCAGCGCAAGGCCCTGCAGACGTGCGACCGGAACGCGGACCGCATGCTGCGCATGGTGAACGACTTGCTGCTCATGTCCCGGCTCCAGTCCGGGAAGATGCAGCTCAACCAGCGCCCCTTCGGCATCAAGGCCGTGGCCGAGGAGGTGCTGCGCAACCTGGCCGCGCTCGCCGAGCACAGCAAGGTCCGCCTCCACGTCCCGCCCTGCACCGAGGTCTTCATTCGCGGCGATCGCGAGCGCATCGCCGAGGCCATCCACAACCTCGTGGAGAACGGCATCCACCAGAGCGACGAGGGCGGCACCGTCGAGGTCCGCGTCTCCGCCGAGGACGGGCTCGCCGCGCTCTCCGTGAAGGACAGCGGCCCGGGCCTCTCTCAAGAGGACCTGGAGAACATCTTCGATCCGTTCTACCGCGCCCGCTCGGGCCCGGCCCGCCCCGTGGGAGGCCGCCTGGGCCTGCCTCTGGTGTCCAAGATCCTCGCGCTCCACGGCGGGCGCGTGGATGCCACCAGCACCCTTGGTGAGGGCTCCACCTTCCAGATGGTGCTCCCCATGTTCGCCGGGGCCGTCAGCACGCCGGACGTGAACCAGGCCGCGCCTCGCGCCGGTGGCATCCTCCTCGTGGAGGATGACGCGGACTGCCGTGAGGTGCTCCAGCAGGTGCTCGAGCAGGAGGGCTACCGGGTCATGTCCACCTCGGGCGCCGCCGAGGCCCGCTCCGTCCTCTCGCACATCCGCCCGGCCATGGTGCTGTTGGATCTCCGCCTGAGCCAGGAGGATGGACGCTCGGTGCTGCACTACATCCGCTCCACCGAGTCCCTGGCGGACATCGTCGTCTACATCATCTCCGGCGCCAGCGAGGTGGCCTCGCTCTCCGCAGGCCAGGGTGTGGACCGGATCGACGGGTTCTTCGAGAAGCCACTCCAGCTCCCTCGGGTGCTGGACACCGTGGCGTCCGTGGTCCGGCCCAGCCGCCGCAACCCGGCCCCGTCCTGA
- a CDS encoding 1-acyl-sn-glycerol-3-phosphate acyltransferase produces METAVAQTANPTTVSLKEEFGPISRWLGARYFDGVHFPPESEDELRALHAKGFVVHVMRSTAWINFLYIAWAMVRRALPPIRAVVNLRPWFTRPFRKTAQRGDFDVRFTYARRHGGSGLIFLKKTALMNPSGKDIEENPFPALVAMARKGDRNVLLVPELFVWEKRSARIKPGIMDIVFGSPEAPGFLHSMVAFFRNYRRAQFRMGEPIDLQRFIAENPQDSDEVIARKVRSALHHHLARETRAVFGPPLKPTERLIDETMRDRQLHKALDAHAASVSRRPESVYREARRNLAAIAARPSPTTLAFASPVLDWIFQRIYDGIEVDEGGLHRALKQAGHAPIVLCPSHKSHVDYLVLSWVLWNRGYAVPLVAAGANLSFWPLGPFLRRCGAFFLRRSFKGDPIYSESFQAYVRKLVLDGVHQEFFPEGGRSRTGKLLPPKLGMFTWQVDAVLGGARKDLTFVPVSIDYEKVVESGSYSKELAGGEKKPEDLKALLSAPKVLTARYGRIHLTFDEPLSLAELMKSRGLTPGEPVNEEQKKGLVRALGNRVMYGISKVSTVTPHALVSAALLAHRRRGITQREVTDRITLLRRIAEEERTPLSKTLQNAPSDPETMGAIRDALQTFRADGMLRTQQARGEVIYQPEDERRAELSFYKNTLMNLVVPRSLVANALLAGAPASYEIVKGRALFLSRLFKVEFIYRVGATFDTIFSETVEALVRLGLVLRSDDTLQLAPEAHARPALEFLADLLRDYLESYLLAAMTLKDVADGMVSDRKAFVKFAMETGRAEFHAGRIGAAESLAKTTLENAVAYLIDQKYLVEEDKKLKLGPAGTEPSAREQLANDIRLYLQRT; encoded by the coding sequence GTGGAGACTGCGGTGGCTCAGACTGCGAACCCGACAACGGTCTCGCTGAAAGAAGAGTTCGGACCCATCTCCCGGTGGCTGGGGGCTCGCTACTTCGACGGGGTCCACTTCCCCCCGGAGTCCGAGGACGAGCTGCGCGCCCTCCACGCCAAGGGGTTCGTGGTCCACGTCATGCGCTCCACGGCGTGGATCAACTTCCTCTACATCGCCTGGGCCATGGTGCGCCGCGCCCTGCCCCCCATCCGCGCCGTGGTCAACCTGCGGCCCTGGTTCACCCGCCCCTTCCGCAAGACGGCCCAGCGCGGTGACTTCGATGTGCGCTTCACCTATGCCCGGCGCCACGGCGGCAGCGGCCTCATCTTCCTGAAGAAGACGGCGCTGATGAACCCCTCGGGCAAGGACATCGAGGAGAACCCCTTCCCCGCCCTGGTGGCCATGGCTCGCAAGGGGGACCGCAACGTCCTGCTCGTGCCCGAGCTGTTCGTCTGGGAGAAGCGCTCCGCGCGCATCAAGCCCGGCATCATGGACATCGTGTTCGGCAGCCCCGAGGCCCCGGGCTTCCTGCACTCCATGGTGGCCTTCTTCCGCAACTACCGCCGCGCCCAGTTCCGCATGGGCGAGCCCATCGATCTGCAGCGCTTCATCGCGGAGAACCCTCAGGACTCGGACGAAGTCATCGCTCGCAAGGTGCGCAGCGCCCTGCACCACCACCTGGCCCGTGAGACGCGCGCCGTGTTCGGACCGCCTCTCAAGCCCACCGAGCGGCTCATCGACGAGACGATGCGCGATCGCCAGCTGCACAAGGCCCTGGATGCGCACGCCGCCTCCGTGAGCCGCCGCCCCGAGAGCGTCTACCGCGAGGCTCGCCGCAACCTGGCCGCCATTGCCGCGCGTCCGAGCCCCACCACCCTGGCCTTCGCCTCGCCCGTGCTGGACTGGATCTTCCAGCGCATCTACGACGGCATCGAAGTGGATGAGGGCGGCCTCCACCGCGCCCTCAAGCAGGCCGGCCACGCGCCCATCGTCCTGTGCCCCTCGCACAAGAGCCACGTGGACTACCTGGTGCTCAGCTGGGTGCTCTGGAACCGCGGCTATGCCGTGCCCCTGGTGGCCGCCGGCGCCAACCTGTCGTTCTGGCCGCTCGGGCCCTTCCTGCGGCGCTGCGGCGCGTTCTTCCTGCGGCGCTCGTTCAAGGGCGACCCGATCTACTCCGAGTCCTTCCAGGCCTACGTGCGCAAGCTGGTGCTCGACGGCGTGCACCAGGAGTTCTTCCCCGAGGGCGGCCGCTCCCGCACCGGCAAGCTGCTGCCCCCCAAGCTGGGCATGTTCACCTGGCAAGTCGACGCCGTGCTGGGCGGCGCTCGCAAGGATCTGACCTTCGTCCCCGTCTCCATCGACTACGAGAAGGTGGTGGAGTCCGGCAGCTACTCGAAGGAACTGGCCGGTGGGGAGAAGAAGCCCGAGGACCTCAAGGCCCTGCTCAGCGCTCCCAAGGTGCTCACCGCGCGCTATGGCCGCATCCACCTGACCTTCGATGAGCCGCTCTCGCTCGCGGAGCTCATGAAGAGCCGCGGACTCACCCCGGGCGAGCCGGTGAACGAAGAGCAGAAGAAGGGCCTGGTGCGTGCGCTCGGCAACCGGGTCATGTACGGCATCAGCAAGGTGTCCACCGTGACGCCGCACGCCCTGGTGAGCGCGGCCCTGCTGGCCCACCGCCGCCGCGGCATTACTCAGCGCGAAGTGACGGATCGCATCACCCTGCTCCGCCGCATCGCCGAGGAGGAGCGCACCCCGCTCTCCAAGACGCTGCAGAACGCCCCGAGCGATCCCGAGACGATGGGCGCCATCCGCGACGCGCTCCAGACGTTCCGCGCGGATGGGATGCTCCGTACCCAGCAGGCTCGCGGCGAGGTCATCTACCAGCCCGAGGACGAGCGCCGCGCGGAGCTGTCCTTCTACAAGAACACCTTGATGAACCTGGTGGTGCCTCGCAGCCTGGTGGCCAATGCGCTGCTGGCCGGGGCCCCCGCCTCCTACGAGATCGTAAAGGGCCGCGCGCTGTTCCTCTCGCGCCTCTTCAAGGTGGAGTTCATCTACCGGGTGGGTGCCACCTTCGACACCATCTTCTCGGAGACGGTGGAGGCCCTGGTGCGCCTGGGCCTCGTGCTGCGCTCGGATGACACCCTCCAGCTCGCCCCCGAGGCCCATGCCCGGCCCGCACTGGAGTTCCTGGCGGACCTGCTGCGCGATTACCTGGAGTCCTACCTGCTGGCCGCGATGACGCTGAAGGACGTGGCCGACGGCATGGTCTCGGACCGCAAGGCCTTCGTGAAGTTCGCGATGGAGACCGGCCGCGCTGAGTTCCATGCCGGCCGCATCGGTGCCGCCGAGTCCCTGGCCAAGACGACGCTGGAGAACGCCGTGGCGTACCTCATCGACCAGAAGTACCTCGTCGAGGAGGACAAGAAGCTCAAGCTGGGCCCGGCCGGTACCGAGCCCAGCGCGCGGGAGCAGCTCGCCAACGACATCCGCCTCTACCTGCAGCGCACGTGA
- a CDS encoding Ig-like domain-containing protein, with protein MRRLLTACAFLSLAGCLDPGDPVLAVRDTDPPEVQSTEPVASGQIASDGSLEITFSEFMDVRTLRPGIAVFSGRDEVPLTITVPAPTDGSGNVEGGDIPYTVKVRATSGAFTPNASFTLVLRTILSDYEGNALTEEVRVPFRTGL; from the coding sequence ATGCGCCGCCTGCTGACCGCCTGTGCCTTCCTGAGCCTCGCCGGGTGCTTGGATCCCGGCGATCCGGTGCTCGCCGTCCGGGATACGGATCCGCCCGAGGTCCAGTCCACCGAGCCCGTTGCCAGCGGGCAGATCGCCTCGGACGGGAGCTTGGAGATCACCTTCTCGGAGTTCATGGATGTGCGCACGTTGCGCCCCGGGATCGCCGTGTTCTCCGGCCGCGACGAGGTGCCCCTGACCATCACCGTGCCCGCGCCGACCGATGGCTCTGGGAACGTCGAGGGTGGAGACATCCCGTACACCGTGAAGGTGAGGGCGACCTCGGGGGCGTTCACCCCGAATGCCTCCTTCACGCTGGTGCTGCGGACGATCCTCTCCGACTACGAGGGCAACGCGCTCACCGAGGAAGTCCGCGTCCCGTTCCGCACGGGCCTGTGA